A stretch of Stigmatopora argus isolate UIUO_Sarg chromosome 22, RoL_Sarg_1.0, whole genome shotgun sequence DNA encodes these proteins:
- the sdf2 gene encoding stromal cell-derived factor 2 has product MEAWDGKRKRTMDSLNCALISRLLAFIFVFSSFFFRCSLGTELTFVTCGSVLKLLNIKHNVRLHSHDVRYGSGSGQQSVTGVTSAEDSNSYWRIRGTDDAACLRGSAIKCGQNIRLTHVNTGRNLHSHYYSSPLTTNQEVSAFGEEGEGDHLDEWTVECGEAVWKRAAAVRFRHKATEASLAATGKQYGRPISGQHEVHAAVGAGQQGLWRAAEGIFVKPDDGPQAAQRDAAYPHTEF; this is encoded by the exons ATGGAAGCCTGGgacggaaaaagaaaaagaacgaTGGATTCGTTAAATTGTGCTCTTATATCTCGCCTTCtagcttttatttttgtcttttcgtCGTTCTTTTTCCGTTGCTCGCTTGGCACAGAGTTGACGTTCGTCACGTGCGGTTCGGTATTGAAACTTTTAAACATTAAACACAATGTGAGACTCCACTCGCATGACGTCCGCTACGGCTCAG gaagtggccagCAGTCGGTGACGGGCGTTACCAGTGCGGAGGACAGCAACAGCTACTGGCGCATCCGCGGCACGGACGATGCCGCCTGTCTTCGGGGAAGCGCCATCAAGTGTGGACAAAACATCCGACTGACACACGTCAACACGGGACGCAACCTACATAGCCATTACTACAGCTCGCCACTGACCACCAATCAG GAAGTGAGCGCGTTTGGCGAGGAAGGCGAGGGCGACCACCTTGACGAATGGACGGTGGAGTGTGGGGAGGCGGTGTGGAAGCGCGCCGCAGCCGTCCGCTTTCGCCACAAAGCTACCGAGGCCTCGCTGGCGGCCACGGGCAAGCAGTACGGGCGGCCAATCAGCGGCCAGCACGAGGTCCACGCTGCCGTCGGCGCCGGCCAACAAGGCTTGTGGAGAGCGGCCGAAGGTATCTTCGTCAAGCCAGACGACGGCCCTCAAGCTGCCCAGCGGGACGCCGCTTACCCGCACACGGAGTTCTGA
- the caln2 gene encoding calcium-binding protein 8, which translates to MPFHHVRAGLLYPDNYLTGSLAEGAQTFKLNSISTEELGEIREAFRVLDRDGNGFISKQELGMAMRSLGYMPSEVELAIIMQRLDMDGDGQVDFDEFMTILGPKLLSSDNREGFLGNTIDNIFWQFDMQQLSLDELKQVLFHSFREHLTMKDIENIIITEEESLNETSGNCPEYEGVHPKKKNRQTCVRKSLICAFAMAFIISVMLIAANQMLRNGME; encoded by the exons ATGCCGTTCCATCACGTGCGTGCGGGCCTCCTCTACCCCGACAACTACTTGACGGGTTCTCTCGCCGAAGGAGCGCAAACTTTCAAGCTCAACAGCATCTCCACGGAAGAACTGGGAG AAATCCGCGAGGCCTTCCGCGTGCTGGACCGAGACGGGAACGGTTTCATCTCCAAGCAGGAGTTGGGAATGGCCATGCGTTCGCTAGGCTACATGCCCAGCGAAGTGGAGCTCGCCATCATCATGCAGCGGCTCGACATGGACG GAGACGGGCAGGTGGACTTTGACGAGTTCATGACGATACTAGGGCCCAAGCTCTTGTCGTCTGACAACAGAGAGGGTTTCCTTGGCAACACCATCGACAACATCTTCTGGCAG TTTGACATGCAGCAGCTGTCGCTGGACGAGCTCAAGCAGGTTCTATTCCATTCCTTCCGCGAGCACCTGACGATGAAGGACATTGAAAACATCATCATCACCGAGGAGGAGAGCCTCAACGAGACGTCGGGAAACTGCCCCGAATACGAAGGAG TTCATCCCAAGAAAAAGAACCGCCAGACCTGTGTGAGGAAAAGTCTCATCTGCGCCTTCGCTATGGCATTCATCATCAGCGTCATGCTCATTGCGGCCAATCAGATGCTGCGCAACGGCATGGAGTGA
- the nf2b gene encoding NF2, moesin-ezrin-radixin like (MERLIN) tumor suppressor b, protein MSILGLKKKQPKTFKVKVSTMDAEMEFSCEMKWKGKDLFDLVCRTVGLRETWFFGLRYTVKDTYAWLKPDKRVLDQEVPKDSPITFHFLAKFFPEKVEEELVQEITQHLFFLQVKKQILDEEIFCSPEASVLLASYAVRAKYGDYNPNFHKPGFLAEDELLPKTVLMQYQMTADMWEEKITAWYAEHRGIARDEAEMEYLKIAQDLEMYGVSYFDITQNKRDTDLLLGVDAQGLHIYSPNSKLTPNKSFPWSGIRNISYSEKEFTIKPLDKKKDVFKFYSSQLRVNKLILQLCIGNHDLFMRRRKVDSIEVQQMKSQAKEEKARKKMERQILAREKQMREDAERAKEEMERRLFQLQDEARLANDALLRSEETADLLAEKAQIAEEEAKLLAHKAAEAEQERQRLEVNALKSKEEKRLMEQKMREAEQLAVKLVEQSERRLKEADHLKQDLSEAKDAERRAKQKLLEITKTTYPLIAAYSAPPAPAAVSSRSPYAAPEDDSAYDSAASARLDFKDSDMKRLSMEIERERLEYMEKSKHLQDQLKELKSEIESLKLEEQQQHLPHQPAASVYALHDARGFVPEPLYIPHGNRNSGFMSQMAFFEEV, encoded by the exons ATGTCCATTTTAGGCTTGAAAAAGAAGCAACCCAAGACTTTTAAAGTCAAAGTCAGCACCATGGATGCCGAGATGGAGTTTAGCTGTGAG ATGAAGTGGAAGGGCAAAGACCTGTTTGACCTGGTGTGTCGCACGGTGGGCTTGAGGGAGACCTGGTTTTTTGGCCTCCGTTACACCGTCAAGGACACGTACGCTTGGCTCAAACCGGACAAGCGA GTTCTGGACCAGGAGGTTCCAAAAGACTCCCCCATCACTTTTCACTTCCTGGCTAAATTTTTCCCAGAGAAAGTGGAAGAAGAACTGGTCCAAGAAATCACGCAACACCTTTTCTTCTTACAG GTGAAAAAGCAGATCTTGGATGAGGAGATTTTCTGCTCTCCAGAAGCTTCTGTTCTCCTGGCCTCATACGCCGTCCGAGCCAAA TACGGCGACTACAACCCCAACTTCCACAAGCCGGGCTTCCTGGCGGAAGATGAACTTCTGCCCAAGACG GTGCTGATGCAGTACCAGATGACGGCGGACATGTGGGAGGAGAAAATCACGGCCTGGTATGCCGAGCACAGGGGCATCGCAAG GGACGAAGCGGAGATGGAATATCTGAAGATAGCGCAGGACTTGGAGATGTACGGCGTCAGCTACTTCGACATCACT CAAAACAAGCGGGACACCGACTTGCTGCTGGGCGTGGACGCCCAAGGCCTTCACATCTACAGCCCCAACAGCAAACTCACGCCCAACAAATCGTTTCCCTGGAGCGGCATTCGCAACATTTCCTACAGCGAAAAAGAG ttCACCATCAAGCCTCTGGACAAGAAGAAAGACGTGTTCAAGTTCTACTCGTCTCAGCTGCGCGTCAACAAGTTG ATCTTGCAGCTGTGCATCGGCAACCACGATCTGTTCATGCGAAGGAGGAAGGTGGACTCCATCGAGGTGCAGCAGATGAAATCTCAGGCCAAAGAGGAGAAGGCCCGAAAGAAG ATGGAGCGGCAGATTTTGGCGCGGGAGAAGCAGATGAGGGAGGATGCGGAGCGAGCCAAGGAGGAGATGGAACGCCGACTTTTCCAGCTGCAGGATGAGGCCCGCCTGGCCAACGATGCGCTG CTGCGCTCGGAGGAGACGGCCGACCTCCTGGCGGAGAAAGCGCAGATCGCCGAAGAGGAGGCCAAGCTGCTGGCTCACAAGGCGGCCGAGGCCGAGCAGGAGCGCCAGAGGTTAGAGGTCAACGCCCTCAAGAGCAAAGAGGAGAAGCGGCTGATGGAGCAGAAGATGAGGGAGGCCGAGCAGCTGGCCGTCAAACTGGTGGAGCAGTCGGAGAGGAG ACTGAAGGAGGCAGACCACCTGAAGCAGGACCTCAGTGAGGCTAAAGATGCCGAAAGGAGGGCCAAGCAGAAACTGCTGGAGATCACCAAGACCACTTACCCG CTGATCGCGGCCTATTCGGCTCCTCCCGCTCCCGCCGCCGTTTCCTCTCGGAGCCCCTACGCCGCCCCGGAAGACGACTCGGCCTACGACTCGGCCGCGTCGGCGCGCCTCGACTTTAAAGACTCAGATATGAAGAGGCTCTCGATGGAAATCGAGCGCGAGAG GTTGGAGTACATGGAGAAGAGCAAACATCTTCAGGACCAACTGAAGGAACTCAAGTCTGAGATCGAGTCTCTCAAACTGGAAGAGCAGCAACAGCATCTTCCTCATCAGCCGGCGGCTAGCGTGTACGCGCTCCACGACGCCAGGGGCTTCGTTCCCGAACCGCTTTACATTCCTCACGGCAAC AGAAACTCGGGCTTTATGTCCCAAATGGCATTCTTCGAGGAGGTCTGA
- the LOC144067976 gene encoding methyltransferase-like protein 27 isoform X1 codes for MSSSDPRTFKMAKETILSMCNDATTEEKMQYYDRWAQTYEQDIDLVEYCAHKQAAAKVSAHFSGDRQAATVLDVACGTGMVAKMMKKEGFQHFVGVDGSEGMLQRARQSGLYRDVKKALIGDGPLPVASDEYDVVVITGALSSSHLPPKVIRELCRVAKAGGFICMTGKGDGENQSYKAALEGEMKQMEDGGLWRRVDVTNVNSWQRDLIDEQKEYMSGCVYLYQKL; via the exons ATGTCATCATCAGATCCTCGCACGTTTAAAATGGCCAAAGAGACCATATTGTCCATGTGTAATGACGCTACGACAGAGGAAAAGATGCAATACTATGACCGCTGGGCCCAGACTTACGAACAG GATATCGATCTTGTTGAGTACTGTGCTCACAAACAGGCAGCAGCCAAGGTCTCCGCCCATTTCAGCGGCGATCGCCAAGCGGCGACAGTGTTGGACGTCGCCTGCGGCACGGGCATGGTGGCCAAAATG ATGAAGAAAGAAGGATTCCAGCACTTTGTGGGCGTGGATGGAAGCGAAGGAATGTTGCAGCGAGCCCGGCAAAGCGGGCTGTACCGGGATGTTAAGAAGGCCCTGATTGGAGACGGGCCGCTTCCTGTTGCCTCAG ATGAATACGACGTCGTGGTAATTACTGGCGCACTGAGCTCCAGTCATCTGCCGCCAAAGGTGATCCGGGAGCTGTGCCGGGTCGCCAAAGCGG GAGGCTTCATATGCATGACCGGGAAGGGCGATGGCGAAAACCAGAGCTACAAGGCTGCATTAGAGGGAGAGATGAAGCAAATGGAGGACGGAGGACTGTGGCGGCGGGTGGATGTCACCAACGTGAATTCGTGGCAGCGTGACTTGATCGACGAGCAGAAGGAATACATGTCTGGGTGTGTGTATCTTTATCAAAAGCTCTAA
- the LOC144067976 gene encoding methyltransferase-like protein 27 isoform X2, translating to MSSSDPRTFKMAKETILSMCNDATTEEKMQYYDRWAQTYEQAAAKVSAHFSGDRQAATVLDVACGTGMVAKMMKKEGFQHFVGVDGSEGMLQRARQSGLYRDVKKALIGDGPLPVASDEYDVVVITGALSSSHLPPKVIRELCRVAKAGGFICMTGKGDGENQSYKAALEGEMKQMEDGGLWRRVDVTNVNSWQRDLIDEQKEYMSGCVYLYQKL from the exons ATGTCATCATCAGATCCTCGCACGTTTAAAATGGCCAAAGAGACCATATTGTCCATGTGTAATGACGCTACGACAGAGGAAAAGATGCAATACTATGACCGCTGGGCCCAGACTTACGAACAG GCAGCAGCCAAGGTCTCCGCCCATTTCAGCGGCGATCGCCAAGCGGCGACAGTGTTGGACGTCGCCTGCGGCACGGGCATGGTGGCCAAAATG ATGAAGAAAGAAGGATTCCAGCACTTTGTGGGCGTGGATGGAAGCGAAGGAATGTTGCAGCGAGCCCGGCAAAGCGGGCTGTACCGGGATGTTAAGAAGGCCCTGATTGGAGACGGGCCGCTTCCTGTTGCCTCAG ATGAATACGACGTCGTGGTAATTACTGGCGCACTGAGCTCCAGTCATCTGCCGCCAAAGGTGATCCGGGAGCTGTGCCGGGTCGCCAAAGCGG GAGGCTTCATATGCATGACCGGGAAGGGCGATGGCGAAAACCAGAGCTACAAGGCTGCATTAGAGGGAGAGATGAAGCAAATGGAGGACGGAGGACTGTGGCGGCGGGTGGATGTCACCAACGTGAATTCGTGGCAGCGTGACTTGATCGACGAGCAGAAGGAATACATGTCTGGGTGTGTGTATCTTTATCAAAAGCTCTAA
- the LOC144067977 gene encoding methyltransferase-like protein 27, translating into MSAGGRTFETARDVILSVHSSTSRPDQIQFYDRWAQTYEQDVELIEYRAPELAASRVSAHFSGERRTAVVLDVACGTGMVAQMMKRDGFQRFVGVDGSEGMLRHARDGGLYRDLKLALLGDQSLPITPNEFDVVMIVGGLSASHVPVKVIRELCTAAKKGGLVCMTTRSNSDNLDYKAALECEMAQMESEGLWRPIDVTHVTEWERGVTDQERGYIPGLVYLFQKL; encoded by the exons ATGTCCGCGGGCGGACGCACATTTGAAACGGCCAGGGACGTCATCTTATCCGTGCACAGTAGCACGTCCAGGCCGGACCAGATCCAGTTCTACGACCGGTGGGCCCAAACCTACGAGCAG GACGTGGAACTTATTGAGTACCGTGCGCCCGAACTGGCAGCGTCCCGAGTCTCCGCCCACTTCAGCGGGGAGCGCCGAACAGCGGTGGTTTTGGATGTGGCCTGCGGCACGGGCATGGTGGCCCAGATG ATGAAGCGGGATGGGTTCCAGCGCTTTGTGGGCGTGGACGGTAGCGAGGGCATGCTCCGGCACGCCAGAGACGGCGGGCTTTACCGGGATCTCAAATTGGCCCTGCTCGGCGACCAATCGCTCCCCATCACCCCAA ATGAATTTGACGTGGTGATGATTGTTGGCGGTCTGAGTGCGAGTCACGTGCCGGTGAAGGTCATCCGCGAGTTGTGTACGGCCGCCAAGAAGG GGGGGCTCGTCTGCATGACCACCCGGAGTAATAGCGACAACCTCGACTACAAGGCGGCCTTGGAATGCGAGATGGCGCAAATGGAGAGCGAGGGACTGTGGCGACCTATCGATGTGACTCACGTGACTGAATGGGAGCGAGGGGTAACTGACCAAGAGAGGGGCTACATCCCCGGATTGGTATATCTCTTTCAAAAGCTCTAA
- the LOC144067979 gene encoding claudin-4-like gives MHTQLVGVLLGLLGLLGTALICGLPAWKVSAFVGSSIVTAQVFWEGLWMNCVIQSTGQVQCKAYDSVLALPRDLQASRALVCVSLGVGVLALGLSVLGARGTSFLRHDWPTKNNVGLSAGLVFILAGVLCLIPVSLSAHGIITGFFDPLPSEERRGELGASIYVGWASGALLVIGGVVVCSVYAC, from the exons atgcacactcagctGGTGGGTGTGCTGCTAGGCCTTCTGGGCCTGCTGGGGACGGCCCTGATCTGCGGCCTGCCCGCCTGGAAGGTGTCCGCGTTTGTGGGCTCCAGCATCGTAACGGCTCAAGTCTTCTGGGAAGGCTTGTGGATGAACTGCGTGATCCAGAGCACGGGCCAGGTGCAGTGCAAGGCCTACGACTCGGTCTTGGCTCTGCCGCGAGACCTGCAGGCCTCCAGGGCGCTG GTGTGCGTGTCGCTGGGGGTAGGGGTGCTAGCTCTGGGCCTGAGCGTGCTGGGTGCCCGCGGAACGTCCTTCCTGCGCCACGATTGGCCCACCAAGAACAACGTGGGGCTGTCTGCGGGATTGGTCTTCATCCTGGCAGGCGTCCTGTGCCTGATCCCCGTCAGCTTGTCGGCGCACGGCATCATCACTGGGTTCTTCGACCCCTTGCCCTCCGAGGAGCGGCGCGGCGAACTGGGCGCTTCCATCTACGTGGGCTGGGCCTCGGGGGCGCTGCTGGTCATCGGGGGGGTCGTCGTGTGCTCCGTGTACGCGTGCTGA
- the pom121 gene encoding nuclear envelope pore membrane protein POM 121, producing MSPRDRKVVLLFALGIVSLALYLLPSFLYIVVTLALCGGACLLCRGPPLPASLGLNPRAGLRAQAGYLRRFWDWWVSDVPVVSRRTNKHDVIRRELHRQSPGAFNQRPADAAVYRGGHVARDTILFSPRDFLMGSYIAKAESPPGDFGRPRVVRNPRDHLREKLSRPNHAVYTPNRRLSFAGEPSDTPGHFNITPQRHYPLQQMGTSPVGLVPVASWDGFRKKSILTPRNSPAVRSPVTMKIARPDQNNPSLERLSCAAAPRTPEDPCSRESVLKVLKDSRKREVEDADGIFIAEHRSKRRRNDSGGSAHSAFEPLLPNGAPSQLVPKPGTLKRGIVSVAEEYTVKRSRTSSVSSASGVHSPGGTLGSKRNPIQSSYSSTLGLLQFKKPSAPSSPMSSPASSRSQTPDTAAKRQREDDYFSPSSASSVRSERTPSDKVALTSKQTPVPVTTSSNSAGGSGGNRKRKIQLVCSNRDDQITLPPPPELGYNITVKDLDEEKKAAINKIQKVLETPLLEPEKSTAPVSSTTLTLTTILAPKTTTATSPTLTLSSLLAAPLPKTSSPATLVINLDPSPTPAISNPLLEALKTKGPVNTTSVASTTIVSAPAVSVPPPVLTPGAQTTTDSPKPPPVSEAPPPSSSMGQPSAFTQVLGQISKPANSTPSLPAPSPFGMSGQIGLPVVSSASNPAPVTSASLSLAKPLLPSGFKPIFAVSTTASTPSAVTSVESKPLVQNFQPIFGSSFAPPPSTSSTTSTVISSITGAAFPPPPYTSSTTAPISSSIFSTTTSSNAGVSLFPGLTTPTVAASTASAPSVTNPAAVPAPKSMFGSWSAPSSASASATSSAAPTTGFPFGPIATTTAAAPTPVAAPASGAFTFGTAQPTAQIAGQNVFSFGQTAVSQNTTTASFGGFATAAATTASATTTTQSSFAFGKPSFQAPAPQATFSSTTAAAKPFTFGASVATAAPTSNPAPAPFNFGGSAAAAPGAATAPSSFMTPTKPAFGGGSTPFAFGGSATPSTAPGFGQAAQTQSVAPGFGQAAQTQSAAPGFGQAAQTQSAAPSFAFGGATPQQTPSGPAPAASSGFNFGAAVTQPQFGMPVANTPAPQMGSFNFAAAATSTPTFSPAASSLSPFGSQGFNAVPYGSPPTPSFSIGAGPKPTGARQRLQARRQHNRKK from the exons ATGTCACCTAGAGATAGAAAAGTAGTGCTTCTTTTTGCTTTAGGCATAGTTAGTTTAGCCCTTTATTTACTCCCCTCCTTTTTATACATTGTTGTAACTCTCGCGCTGTGTGGCGGTGCGTGTCTCCTGTGTCGCGGACCGCCGCTTCCCGCCAGTTTAGGCCTCAATCCTCGGGCTGGACTGCGCGCTCAGGCCGGCTACCTTCGCCGCTTTTGGGACTGGTGGGTGAGCGACGTGCCTGTGGTGTCCCGGAGGACAAACAAGCACGACGTCATCAGACGTGAGCTACACAGACAGTCGCCAGGAGCTTTTAATCAAAGACCGGCTGACGCCGCCGTATATCGCGGGGGGCACGTCGCCAGGGACACCATTCTTTTTAGCCCCCGGGACTTTCTCATGGGCAGCTACATTGCCAAAGCAGAAAGTCCGCCCGGCGACTTCGGGAGGCCCAGAGTGGTCCGGAACCCTCGGGATCACCTGCGAGAAAAGTTATCCAGACCCAACCATGCTGTCTACACCCCGAACCGAAGGCTGTCATTTGCTGG CGAGCCATCCGACACACCGGGGCATTTCAACATCACCCCCCAGCGGCATTACCCCCTGCAGCAGATGGGTACTTCTCCGGTGGGGCTCGTGCCTGTCGCCAGTTGGGATGGCTTCAGGAAGAAGAGCATCCTCACTCCCCGGAATTCCCCCGCTGTCCGCAGTCCCGTCACTATGAAGATCGCCAGGCCTGACCAAAACAACCCAAG tttggAGCGTCTGAGTTGCGCAGCTGCACCCAGGACCCCGGAGGACCCCTGCTCCAGAGAGAGTGTCCTTAAAGTGTTGAAAGATAGCCGAAAACGAGAGGTCGAGGATGCTGACGGAATCTTTATTGCCGAGCATAGAAGCAAGAGAAG GCGTAACGACAGTGGCGGAAGTGCCCACTCGGCTTTTGAGCCCCTTTTGCCCAATGGCGCGCCGTCACAATTGGTTCCTAA ACCAGGAACCCTAAAACGAGGGATCGTCTCAGTGGCGGAGGAGTACACAGTCAAAAGGTCCCGCACGTCATCCGTCAGTTCGGCCAGTGGAGTCCACTCCCCCGGAGGGACACTGGGGTCAAAGAGAAACCCGATCCAAAGCTCATACAGCTCCACTCTGGGCCTCTTGCAG TTTAAGAAGCCGTCTGCGCCGAGCTCGCCGATGTCCAGCCCAGCTTCATCTCGCTCTCAGACACCAGACACTGCTGCCAAGAGGCAAAG AGAGGATGACTACTTTTCTCCCAGCTCTGCGTCTTCGGTCCGATCGGAAAGGACCCCGTCGGACAAAGTAGCTCTCACTT CCAAACAGACTCCAGTCCCAGTCACAACTTCATCAAACTCCGCCGGTGGTAGTGGTGGGAACAGAAAACGGAAGATCCAATTGGTGTGCAGCAACCGGGATGATCAAATTACACTG CCCCCGCCACCCGAGCTGGGATACAACATCACTGTGAAGGATCTGGATGAAGAAAAGAAGGCCGCCATCAACAAGATCCAGAAGGTCCTGGAGACACCCT TACTTGAACCTGAGAAGTCTACTGCACCAGTGTCCTCCACCACTCTCACCTTGACCACAATCTTAGCCCCAAAGACCACCACTGCCACCTCCCCCACCCTCACCTTGAGTAGCCTCCTGGCTGCCCCTCTGCCCAAAACGTCCAGCCCGGCCACCTTGGTCATCAACCTGGACCCTTCTCCAACCCCCGCGATCTCAAACCCACTCTTGGAAGCTCTGAAGACAAAGGGTCCCGTGAATACCACTTCTGTTGCTAGCACCACTATAG TGTCTGCACCCGCGGTGTCAGTACCACCTCCAGTCTTGACCCCGGGAGCACAGACCACAACAGATTCTCCAAAGCCGCCACCCGTCTCTGAGGCTCCGCCGCCTTCAAGCAGCATGGGCCAGCCCTCTGCCTTCACGCAGGTCTTGGGCCAGATTTCCAAGCCCGCCAACAGCACTCCGTCGCTACCGGCGCCCAGCCCATTCGGAATGTCCGGTCAGATTGGTCTTCCTGTCGTGTCCTCGGCTTCTAACCCCGCTCCGGTCACTAGCGCGTCGCTTAGTCTGGCCAAACCTTTGCTCCCGTCAGGGTTCAAACCCATATTTGCAGTTTCTACCACCGCCTCAACCCCATCAGCGGTCACATCCGTGGAGAGCAAACCCCTCGTCCAAAACTTCCAGCCTATCTTTGGAAGTAGCTTTGCTCCGCCTCCTTCCACATCCTCAACCACGTCCACAGTCATCTCTAGTATCACGGGGGCTGCTTTTCCGCCACCCCCGTACACAAGTTCCACCACAGCACCCATAAGTTCCTCGATATTCAGTACCACGACAAGCAGCAACGCTGGCGTGTCACTCTTCCCAGGATTGACGACCCCCACCGTGGCAGCCTCCACAGCTTCCGCCCCCAGTGTCACGAACCCCGCCGCGGTGCCGGCTCCCAAATCCATGTTTGGAAGCTGGTCGGCGCCATCCTCGGCTAGCGCGAGCGCTACCTCCTCGGCAGCCCCTACCACGGGGTTTCCGTTTGGACCTATCGCCACCACAACTGCCGCGGCCCCGACCCCCGTCGCCGCCCCCGCCAGTGGCGCCTTCACATTTGGAACTGCGCAGCCGACCGCTCAAATCGCCGGCCAGAATGTGTTTTCCTTTGGTCAGACTGCCGTCAGTCAGAACACGACAACGGCTTCATTTGGAGGTTTTGCAACGGCGGCCGCCACCACCGCCAGCGCCACGACCACGACCCAATCCTCTTTCGCCTTCGGAAAGCCGTCATTTCAGGCCCCGGCACCCCAGGCGACGTTCAGCTCCACGACAGCCGCTGCTAAACCATTTACCTTCGGTGCGAGCGTAGCGACGGCCGCCCCCACGTCCAATCCGGCCCCGGCGCCATTTAACTTTGGGGGATCGGCGGCGGCCGCGCCTGGGGCTGCCACCGCGCCATCCAGCTTCATGACGCCCACCAAACCGGCGTTTGGCGGCGGCTCGACCCCCTTCGCCTTTGGGGGCAGTGCCACGCCTTCGACGGCGCCCGGCTTCGGCCAGGCCGCTCAGACTCAGAGCGTGGCTCCAGGCTTCGGCCAGGCCGCTCAAACTCAGAGCGCGGCGCCCGGCTTCGGCCAGGCCGCTCAGACTCAGAGTGCGGCGCCGTCCTTTGCGTTTGGTGGCGCCACTCCTCAGCAGACCCCCTCGGGCCCCGCGCCGGCAGCTTCCAGCGGGTTTAACTTTGGCGCTGCCGTTACGCAACCGCAGTTCGGAATGCCCGTCGCCAATACTCCCGCACCACAGATGGGGAGCTTCAATTTTGCTGCCGCTG CTACTTCCACTCCGACATTTTCTCCTGCGGCTTCTAGTCTGAGTCCCTTTGGAAGTCAGGGCTTCAATGCTGTTCCATATG GCTCCCCACCAACCCCCTCCTTCTCCATCGGGGCAGGCCCCAAACCGACCGGGGCACGGCAGAGACTGCAAGCAAGGAGGCAACACAACAGGAAGAAGTAA